One window of the Eucalyptus grandis isolate ANBG69807.140 chromosome 6, ASM1654582v1, whole genome shotgun sequence genome contains the following:
- the LOC104451741 gene encoding wall-associated receptor kinase 3 → MKIGHWLLTVAVAWWFQQGSAALPRKCTHQCGDVTVPFPFGLEPNCSRSTDFLLDCTNIGGSGFRLMLGNLTILKISVGDSTMVVSLPEAYQCYDQNGILENRSMAINLPPNPRYRFSETQNKLIVVGCNALAVVDEESSRGCASYCSSNVDFAKETTCSGQGCCQASIPGGLGTFNISLSSIDLNVSKHDHCARAFMVDNRPFNISNLTLPTFQDVGNNTNTSLVLDWMVESDDVCEKARSNLSSYACGKNTDCRNFGNGPGYRCVCRDGYNGNPYNLSKGCKAICSFGKTYKGKKNNKDRCPIAPGVIAGAAIAVSVFGIITWLRLGHVEVETQRSTLDEMEESSCNNAKSKSSRRKSCSVYGGTIAGDIVVVVKKPQDEHKSIIRQDFQDELEFLMEKSHKNMVKLKGICLETEIPLLVYEYIPNGTLFKLIQQNELTWEQRFKIAAEAALALNHMHSKDTTPNLSWQYQGDTLSDVINFESASEGEMEKIQTIAKIAVGCLDQYGANRLAMSDVVEQLANVYLISTDKAEDEEKEEDEETKREVHAEELSSCLSCLGMDSCI, encoded by the exons ATGAAGATAGGGCATTGGCTTCTAACGGTGGCTGTGGCCTGGTGGTTTCAACAAGGCAGCGCCGCGTTGCCCAGAAAGTGCACACACCAGTGTGGGGACGTGACCGTACCTTTTCCATTCGGGCTCGAACCCAATTGTTCGAGGTCCACAGATTTTTTGCTCGATTGCACCAACATCGGAGGGAGCGGTTTTCGACTAATGTTGGGGAATCTTACGATACTCAAAATCTCGGTCGGGGACTCGACCATGGTCGTCAGCCTCCCCGAAGCATACCAGTGCTACGATCAGAATGGCATCCTGGAAAACAGAAGCATGGCCATCAATCTACCTCCAAATCCTCGGTACAGATTCTCAGAAACCCAGAACAAGCTCATCGTCGTCGGCTGCAACGCCCTTGCGGTCGTGGACGAAGAAAGCAGTAGAGGTTGCGCCTCCTACTGCTCCAGCAATGTCGACTTCGCCAAGGAGACCACTTGCTCCGGTCAAGGTTGCTGTCAAGCATCCATCCCAGGGGGGCTCGGGACTTTCAACATTAGCCTCTCCTCCATCGACCTAAACGTGTCGAAACACGACCACTGTGCACGGGCCTTCATGGTGGACAACAGGCCATTCAATATCTCAAACTTGACTCTCCCGACGTTCCAGGATGTGGGTAACAACACCAACACGAGCCTTGTTCTGGACTGGATGGTCGAATCGGACGACGTTTGCGAAAAGGCCAGGTCAAACCTGTCGAGCTATGCCTGTGGTAAAAACACGGATTGTAGAAACTTCGGGAATGGACCGGGTTATCGTTGCGTTTGCAGGGATGGGTACAATGGGAACCCCTATAATCTCTCCAAAGGGTGTAAAG CCATTTGCTCATTTGGAAAGACgtacaaaggaaagaagaacaaTAAAGACCGTTGCCCAATTGCTCCTGGCGTCATAGCTGGTGCAG CAATTGCTGTGTCCGTCTTCGGCATAATCACTTGGTTACGTCTCGGTCACGTTGAGGTTGAGACTCAAAGATCAACTTTAGACGAAATGGAGGAGAGCTCTTGCAACAACGCAAAGTCCAAATCTTCACGGAGGAAGAGCTG TTCCGTTTATGGAGGGACAATAGCAGGGGACATCGTGGTTGTGGTCAAGAAGCCTCAAGATGAGCACAAGTCTATAATAAGGCAGGATTTCCAAGATGAACTTGAATTTCTGATGGAAAAGAGCCACAAAAATATGGTGAAGCTCAAAGGCATATGTTTGGAGACTGAAATACCATTGCTGGTTTATGAATACATTCCAAATGGCACCCTCTTCAAACTCATCCAACAGAACGAGTTGACATGGGAACAACGCTTCAAAATAGCTGCTGAAGCTGCTCTTGCACTCAATCATATGCACTCCAAAGACACAACCCCCAATCTTTCATGGCAATATCAA GGTGACACACTCTCCGATGTCATAAACTTTGAGAGTGCTAGTGAAGGTGAAATGGAGAAAATACAAACCATAGCTAAGATTGCAGTGGGTTGCTTGGACCAATACGGTGCGAACAGGCTAGCAATGAGCGATGTGGTTGAGCAACTCGCCAATGTCTACCTGATCTCGACAGATAAAGCAGAggatgaagagaaagaagaggatgaagagaCCAAACGAGAAGTGCATGCAGAAGAACTCTCGAGCTGTCTTTCCTGTCTAGGAATGGATTCCTGCATCTGA